The following coding sequences lie in one Cercospora beticola chromosome 9, complete sequence genomic window:
- a CDS encoding uncharacterized protein (antiSMASH:Cluster_4) translates to MQKSTLGLLAARAFQLLFAVVLLGVGVSFVRDINYARRVCDFNDINCQFGRLPSSSYFAAFTGAWGLLDGLVGLVGAFVSALPWIVVIVFDALAAIFYIAAGINLAVLRSNFGTCGDLCTKWTTTIAFSFLGLIITVVIIPLVFFARRRA, encoded by the exons ATGCAGAAGAGCACTCTCGGCCTTCTCGCAGCGCGAGCTTTCCAG CTCCTCTTCgccgtcgtcctcctcggcGTGGGCGTCAGCTTCGTGCGAGACATCAATTACGCCCGCCGAGTATGCGACTTCAACGACATCAACTGCCAATTCGGTCGCCTGCCCTCCTCGTCCTATTTCGCCGCATTTACTGGTGCCTGGGGACTTCTAGATGGACTCGTTGGACTCGTGGGAGCCTTTGTCTCTGCTCTGCCATGGATTGTCGTGATCGTCTTTGATGCTTTGGCTGCGATCTTCTACATTGCTGCGGGAATT AACCTCGCCGTCCTGCGATCGAACTTTGGCACCTGCGGAGATCTCTGTACCAAGTGGACCACCACGATCGCCTTCAGCTTCCTGGGACTCATCATCACTGTCGTCATCATTCCGCTAGTCTTCTTTGCCCGAAGGCGTGCTTGA
- a CDS encoding uncharacterized protein (antiSMASH:Cluster_5) — protein MAPQTRDTTLTTSGNLGDPVQSKALQRRLKSLAKQRRLEEQQLLKANAKAGNSTSTKVTMRRRPKLPTVITPTLSGKQKLLQHRANLLRGKERGFGGASVKKESAASAEGKTKQARRNKARRRNAVAKKKMTERD, from the coding sequence ATGGCACCACAGACTCGAGATACGACGCTCACCACGTCCGGCAACCTCGGCGATCCGGTTCAGTCGAAAGCGTTGCAGCGGCGGCTCAAGAGCCTGGCCAAACAGCGCAGGCTCGAGGAACAACAGCTCCTGAAAGCTAACGCGAAAGCTGGCAACTCCACATCGACGAAGGTGACGATGCGCCGTAGGCCAAAGTTGCCGACCGTCATCACTCCGACTCTCAGTGGAAAGCAGAAGCTCCTGCAGCATCGGGCGAATCTGTTGAGAGGGAAGGAGAGGGGCTTCGGCGGCGCgagcgtgaagaaggagagtgcTGCGAGCGCGGAGGGGAAGACGAAGCAAGCGAGGAGAAAcaaggcgaggaggaggaatgcggtggcgaagaagaagatgacggaGCGGGATTGA